The Bacillota bacterium nucleotide sequence CGAGAAGCAGTGGCTCTGGCCCTGGCCAGGATGGCTGTGGTTGATCGCGCTAATCATTGCCCTGATTATCGTCTGGTGGATCCTCTGGTGGATCTTCTTCTAGCAACCGGCGACCAGCGTTGAACGGAGCGTCAGACCCGGACCATGGTCCCCAGCTTGGCTAGATCCTCCCACTCGGCCAACGAAGCGCGACATGTGGCAGGCCGGATCTCAGTAACCCCTGAAGTCCTGGCCTGCCATGTGCTTCCTGTTCTAACACAGTATTTCAGGACTGAAGCCTCATGCCAGGTGTATCACCAGGAGGTCTCCCACACGCACACTGACGCCTGCCGCTTCCCCAATCATCCGGTTTGACACCCCTCTCGTGTACCCGCGGCGAAGGTCCTCTTCGTTGAGGGGATACTCCAGGCCCCAGGTGCATACGCCCGACGCCCTTTCTGTCCAGGGCATGAGTGAGACCGTGTCTCCTGGATTCCCGACAAGCTCAACACACCGAACCTGCCCCGAAAGAAACAGTGCCTCACCCCAGTCACCACAGACTCGTATATCGAGACCAAGGCGGGTGAACCGGAATCCCAGGTCCATGTTGGCCATAGTGTGATCGATCCGGCCCCCCACGGCACCGTGGATGTCCACTACACGGGCCTCCAGGCGAGCCGCCTCCAAGAGGGCGAGCTCCAGGTCGGTCTCATCCTTGTGCGCAGGGAAGCGGACCACCTTTGCTCCGAGAGCCTCTGCCCGGACAAGGACATCCGTGCTCACTGAGTCCATGTCTCCAACAATGATATCCGGGACTAGGCCGAGGGCGAGGCAGGCCTCCACCCCGGCATCTGCGCAGATGACTCGAGCTCCGTGGGGCACATCCACGCGAGACGTCGAAACGCCGACACCGTTCCATGCAGCATAGATGATGGTGTCGGCTAGGCGCCGGCCAGATCCTTTGCTCCCCAAAGCCACAGGCCCCCTTCGAATCCCAGCCGCTCAGAGCCAGGTCCAGCTGTGACTAAGTTAGCCGCAGAAATGCTGAATCCTGCATGCAGTCTCAGATGCTGACAGCCACGTGCATGGTGTCTCCCTCGTGCCCTACAAGTATGTCCTTTATGTAATTTGGAGGCACCACCTGGGTCAGCACGCCTCGCGCCCGATTCACCACCTCGTGGTCTGGAAGACTGGACAGTTCCTGGACATCCTTCTCATCAAGGATGAGTGTTACAACGAGCAGACCCTTGACGTCTCCAATCCGCATGCCACGCCCCTCCTATCCACGTCTGATACCGGTTTTCGACGTCCTCCGGGAGTGTCCTGCGGATTGTGGAGGTTTTGGCGCCGATAACTTACGAGAGCTCAACCTCATCATTCCAAGGCTCGGTGTGCTTTTGCACGCTATATCACGAAGATTCGCTGAGACACCTCGCGCTTCACGTACGCTAACGACAAAAACGGGATCANNNNNNNNNNCTGAACGGGATCTCAATGATCCCGTTCAGTCCCGCGTCAAAGGTGTGTCACTGACTGAGTTGCTTGGCCAGGAATCCTGCGGCAGTCTCTGTCAGTTTCAGCTCGAGCTCTCCCATGGTCTTGCCCTCTCGCGACACCAGCATGACCGCACCCGCTATGTCGCCTTCCACTATTATGGGAGACACGACCTGACTGGAGAACTCCAGATCCTCTATTGGAGGCTTGTCGTTTGGGGTGTTCGAGAGGAAGGGTTTTCGGCTTCGCATAATCTCCTCGACGTGCTCGGTGATCCTTCTCTCAATGAAGCCCTTCTTGGGTGCTCCGCTCACCGCGACTATCTCGTCCTGATCAGCGATGAGGGCAATGTGCCCTGTCCCTTCGTAGAGCGAGTCCGCGTACTCCTGGGCGAACTCGCCCAGATCGGCCACTGGCGAGTACTTCTTCAGAATGACCTCGCCTTCACGGTCAGTGAATATCTCAAGCGGATCACCCTCTCGTATTCGGAGGGTCCTACGAATCTCCTTTGGTATCACTACCCGCCCAAGGTCGTCTATACGCCGGACAATCCCTGTCGCTTTCACGCGCATCCCTCCTTTGTTAGTATTTTACCTTGGTGCGAACGTGCTTATGCTCGATATCGAGTCCCGATTCCGGGCAAAACTGGATGCCGTGCAGACAAAGAAATGAGGCCTGCGACGATCTTCTCTCCGGCTACCGCACCTCGCTGCGTGACTACCCGACACCTTTCGGCACCGAGCAGCCATTACGCGAAGTACGATAACCTTTGATCGACCAACGCCCGGACTTGGGCATCATACTGCAGTCTCTCGACTGCAGCACCACGCTTTCGCCCGTGCGTTGATCTTAGCTCGACCGCCGCAGATGGGTTTCCCTGCAGCGACGATCTCTTCAACCGCCGCCACAAGTTGGCCCACCTGCGACGATCTTCGCTCCGGCCAGTACGGATCCGACCTCGAACCCGTACTGACCTTTGCTCGACCCACGGTGAACCTGACCAAGTCACCTTACAGATCCACCGTGGATCTTAGCTCGACCGTCGCAAACCTCGATCCTTATTGTGACCAGTGACTCCCCTATTATTCGGGCGCCATAAGGTACTTACTGAGACAACCGGAAAAGGGCGCACCATATGGGCCAGTCTTCCATGACAAGCAAGACCCCGGATTGGAGCCAAAATCGTGAGCCCTTAGCCCCACTTGCCCTTGCCGACATGCGAACGTATCTCCGCTCTCGCCGCCTGAGCGATAGCCCACGCTTGCTCACGAGCCATCTTGAACACAGCTACGCACGGCGGATC carries:
- a CDS encoding thiamine diphosphokinase; protein product: MGSKGSGRRLADTIIYAAWNGVGVSTSRVDVPHGARVICADAGVEACLALGLVPDIIVGDMDSVSTDVLVRAEALGAKVVRFPAHKDETDLELALLEAARLEARVVDIHGAVGGRIDHTMANMDLGFRFTRLGLDIRVCGDWGEALFLSGQVRCVELVGNPGDTVSLMPWTERASGVCTWGLEYPLNEEDLRRGYTRGVSNRMIGEAAGVSVRVGDLLVIHLA
- the spoVT gene encoding stage V sporulation protein T, giving the protein MRVKATGIVRRIDDLGRVVIPKEIRRTLRIREGDPLEIFTDREGEVILKKYSPVADLGEFAQEYADSLYEGTGHIALIADQDEIVAVSGAPKKGFIERRITEHVEEIMRSRKPFLSNTPNDKPPIEDLEFSSQVVSPIIVEGDIAGAVMLVSREGKTMGELELKLTETAAGFLAKQLSQ